The window ATTGCGAATACGGATATATGCCAGCGTATCGGAGGGCAACAGTCGAGACGCAGGTGGACACTGGGATTCAAATCCGACAGTATCACTTGTGCGGGCACGAGCCTGCGCGACTAAAGTCTGCGGCACGATCATTCCGATCAACAGCATGGTTGCGAACCAGCGACAGCGAACAACAGCGAGCGTGACCGTGGGGAGAGTCATACGTTTCGGATTCCAAAAGCAGAAAGTAGAAAATTTTTCAGCGACGAGATTAGAATAGTAGTATCCGACCCCACGCTAGCCTTCACACCCACAAAGTATCCGATGCTAAACCTGAAATCCAACACTTGGTACAAACGCTTACTGACTAGCATCTTCTCCATCGCGTTGGTTGTTTGTCTTGGTACAACCGTCCAAGCCAACAATGGTGGCGGTGGAAATACCGGAGGTGGCGGTACAGGTGGTGGTGGAGCGGGTGCTGGTGGCACGCCGATTACCGGCGGCAGTGACCTGGTTGATCTGCAGGAAGAGTTCATCGGTGATGTGGACCGCACGGGCGGAGTGGGACAATTCAGCGAGCCTGTGGGCGCAAGTGTCACGTCAGCCGCCGCGTCTTTGAGTACGACCGGTGCGCGGGCGACGACCCGGGCTGGCGGTGGCTTGGGGGGGCTTGGTGGGTTAGGGGCCGCCTTCAATAATGCGTTGAATGGTGGGCTGAACGGTGGTACCGAAGCGACCATGCCCATCCGCACTCGACTCCGCAGTGCTGTCGAGTTGCCTCCCGTGGACGTCGATGTACAGATCGCCCGCGAGGTCAGCTTGAATAACCGTTTGCAGCGAACCAGTTCGCTCGGGCCACGACCGCGAGGCCCCGCTACTCTCGGTGCAGAGTATGGTCCGGCATCCCAACCGCTCTACGGCGTTAACGTGCAGATGCAGGGCAGGACCGCGATCTTGCAGGGCACGGTCAGTAGCGAAGCCCACCGACGCCGAAGTGAATTACTTATTCGATTAGAGCCAGGTGTCTCTCAAATCGATAATCGAATTAGTGTCGCGCCCTAAAGACCGCACCTCATGTGACATAGCTGGGTGCGGGTCGCATTTATCGTGGTCGTCGTCTTGCCTGCCTTTAGCCCATTTCATTCCTGATCAATTCGATCAGATCCTGGGTCTGCAGGCGGGCAGCAGCGTCAGTACCGTCGAGCACACCGGCAACGAGCTCCCGTTTATCAGCGTGGAGCTGCAGGATTTGTTCTTCGATCGTTCGTTCGGCCACCAGTCGATAGACCGTCACGGGGCGTTCCTGGCCGATCCGGTGGGCGCGGTCAGTCGCTTGATCTTCGACAGCTGGGTTCCACCAGGGGTCGAGGTGCAAGACGTAATCAGCTGCCGTCAGGTTGAGCCCCGTGCCGCCGGCTTTGAGCGAGATCAAGAACAGGTCACCCTCGCCGGCTTGGAACGCGTCGACACGCCGCTGCCGTTCGTGCGACGGGGTCGACCCATCGAGGTATTGGTACGTGATGCCGCGTCGATCAAGCACATCCCGGACAACCCCGAGATGCTTCACAAACTGGCTGAAGACGAGGGCGCGGTGATCGCCGTCCCGCAATTCATCCACTAACGACATCAGCAGGTCGAGTTTCGCCGAAGCGCCCTTCCAGCTGGGGTCAACCAATGCAGGGTGGCATGCGAGTTGGCGGAGCCGGGTCAGCCATGCCAGCGTTTGAATCCGACGACGACCATCGTGCGATTTCTCGCCGTCGTTGGTCGCGTGCGTGAGTTCGGCAAGTGCGGCGAGGCGGGCATCTTCGTAAAGTTTTCTTTCCGCATCGCTGAGTTCTGCTCGCAGCGTGATCTCAGTTCGCGGCGGTAGTTCGGTGAGTACCTTGTCTTTCGTGCGGCGGAGGATGAAGGGGCGAACGAGCCGAGCCAATGCTTCGCGGCGTTCGGCATCGTTGTGCCGCTCGATCGGTTCAGCAAACCGGCTGCGGAACCGCTGCCACGATCCGAGCAAGCCTGGGCTGAGCGTGCGGAACAGACTCCACAGTTCGCCCAGGTGGTTTTCCAGCGGCGTACCCGACAGACCTAGCCGCCAATCTGCTTGCAGCATGCGGATGGCCTGCGACGTCTTGGTTTGCGAGTTCTTGATGAACTGGGCCTCATCGAGCACGAGCGTGGTCCAAGACCGAGTGGCAAAGCGTTTGGCGTCACGCTGCATCAATTGGTAGCTGACAATCAAGACATGGCCGGGGCCGGCTGTCTTGATGATCTCATCCCGATCGCAATCGCGGTACAGCACCGCGTTGAGCGAGGGGGCAAACCGGCCGGCTTCGCGAACCCAGTTTTCACCGACACTCGTCGGCGCGATGACAAGGGCGGGACCATCGGCGGATCGATCGATCAGAATCCCTAACGTCTGGACGGTTTTACCCAATCCCATGTCGTCGGCGAGGACACCGCCTACGCCCCAGCGACTCAGCCGGGCGAGCCAGCGGTAGCCATCGAGCTGGTAATCACGCAGGGTCGCATCGAGACCGGTGGGACGCTCCGGATTCCAACTGCCCAAGGACTCAAGTCGTTCAACGGCTGAATGCCACGCGGCGGTTGCCTCCAGCGAGACGTCGTCCCCAAGCACCTCCTGCGCCAGTGGAACGGCGGCTGTCGGCAGTTTTAGATGTCCCTTCTCGGCAACCAGCGTATCCGCTAACTGAGTTAACCGACGACGGAATGCCTCGCTGATTTTGGCAAACTTGCGATCACCGACGCGGACGAGTTGGCGGTCTTCACGAACGGCCAGCAACAGATCATTGAGCGGAACTTCGACGCCGTCGATCGTGACCGATCCGGTAACGCCGAACCAATCCGGTGAGTCATCGATTTGCACACGCAGCGACTTCGGTGTGATCTCGCCACGGACTCGGAACGTTTCGCCTTCCGGCCAGACGATTCGTGGGGCATTCTCGCCTGCATCGTGCAAGCGGCCGAGCAGATCGAGGGCCGAATGGTCGCTGACGGCGACCCACTCATGGTCTCCATCGCTGGACAGTTTATTCAGTGCAAATCGCTCGACGATTTCCTGCCCAGCAATCAGCTCGTCTGCCAGATTGCGTTGCAATCGAATCGGGCCGGTTTCGCTGAGACAAGGCACGATGTCAGGCTGTTGCCCGGGGATGAGTGAATCGCGGAAACGCGCATCATAGGTTCGCAGCGCGATTTTCAATCCCGCACCAGGCCGGGGGCGCATCTGTAGAATCAACTCACTGGGAATCGGGCGGATCGGTCCGGCCAATTGCGGCGGCAGGGAGACATGGATCAACGAATCGATTGTGCCGGCGGACAGAGCCAGCTTGGCCGCCGACTTTTCGTCGAGCATGGTGTCGCGGTAGTCCTCTCGTAACAGGAACTGAACCAGTCCGCTGGCTGCCGAATCGATCAACGTGCAAACGACTAGACGATTGTGCTCACGGTCTGCTAGGACGACGACCGGTTCGACGGGGCTGGTGTGACCGAACAGCACTTCACATGCATGCACGTCGATGTCGATGCCTTCGACCGTCAATCGAGGCTGGAACTGAACCGCGGTGGATTCGCCCGGAGGTGCCGCGAGAGTGTCGGGGACAGCGGCATCGAAGTCGCGCTCAAGTTCGACAGTCATGGTCGCCGCGGTGTCGGATTCCGCGGCCCTCGCGAGCTGGGGGGCCCCATCACGATCGGGAAACTCGGTGAGTTCGGCAAACGATCTCGATCGAGCAGACTTGGTGGATCGTTTTTTCTGACGCGGTTTTTGGTGGTTGTCTGTGGAGTTCTGGCTGTCTCGTTTGCTCTTCTTAGCCGGCTGATCCACTTCCACTGGATGAAGGGTTAAGCTGAGTTGGCTGCTGAATACATCCACTGGAGATGCTTCGGAGTCGTCCCACGCGACGTTCTCGTGACCGGCGAGCAAACGCAGGGCTTGAAACATGCCGTACTGGTCTTCGCGAAAACCGTGCGTGGGGATCGATGTGAGCGAAGCGATCTGGCTGTCGAGGGGTTCGGTGAGCAGGTTTTGTTCGAGTAAGTCGAAACTACGGACCTCGCGGCCCTTGGTCCAACCTTTCCCGCCCTTGCGGCTCCGCTGCTCAAACGGCGTGATGGTAAGTGGCGTCGCCTGGGAGGCAACATTGACGCGCAGCCGCCACTGCAGTTGGGTCGGTTCCTCATCGGACCGTTCGGGGCGGGCACTGGCAGCCCGGCGCAGCAACTCATCGACAAACTGTTTGCCCGCCGCGACCGCGTCAGCTTTGAGCCCAGCGAGAAACTCGAATAACTGTCCGTTTCCCCTCCGCCGGGTGATCTGTTCCTGCATCCACCACGCGCAGGCGAGCGTATGAGCACAGCGAAGGCTTCGCTCGTAGGCCAGGCAGCCACACTCGCAATCGCCCCGCAACTGCATCGCTTCGGCACTGGGGTCCTCGGGATCGGCGAGCGGTTGCACGATGACAGCAACGCTTTGCATTCGTTGCCGGTTGCCTTTCACCTGAAACTCAAATCGAACGCCATCATCGCCTTGCGTCAGCGTGGGCGTTTTGACGTTCATCATGGCCGCATGCTTGTCGAATTCTTGATCATGCGAATCGACCAGACGCTCAACTGCTTCGCCGAGCAGCAGCCCCAACGATCCGATTTGGTCTTCGGCGATCCAGTCCATGCCGTCATCAATCCCATTCTGGTGAAAAAACAAGCATTCCCTGTCCAACCGCGATTTCGTTGGTCAAAACCAAATCAAGCGGTGCACGGAAATTTGAGCGAACCAGGGTACACGTCAGAGGCTGTAAATGCGATGGTAGATAGCGATTCTTTCTTGGTAGGACTGCCTGTGGGCCGATTGGACGCCGGAGAACCAGGATTCGGTATGAATTTTGCGTTGCTCGTCGACGTGATTCGTCACGGATTCGTGTTCTTGGCGACTCGATCGTCCCGCCCGGCTTCCTGCCCTCCCCTGAACCCACTGCCGAGCATTTCCATGGTCCCGTTTCGTTTTCGAATCCAATTTGTTGTTTTGTTGTTCGCCCTGAGTCATTTAGTGGTTAGCGTGGGCTGCCAACCACCCCGAGGACAGGCGATCACGACCGAGGATGGAGAGGTCGCCACCGATTTCTCCGCCGACATGATCGACGACGGCACCCCTGTCACCGAAGGTGCTCCAGTCGCAGACGATCAGGCCACAGCTGAAGGCGACGCAGCCAGCGCAAAATAGTTCCGTGTCCCCGGTGATGGGGCCCGGTAACGGAGCCGAGACGATATGAATCAGACAATTGATCTTCGCGCGGATACCAGTGTTCCGACCGGCACTTTCGCTGATTCCAATCCACCGCAAGTCTCGGCGGTCGAGCACTCCGTGCGAGCGGCACTCCGCCGCTGTGGTCGTCGTCCCATTATGGAACTACGTTGCGATTTTTCTGTTTCCGCGGGCGATCACGTGACCGTGACGCTCAGCGGACGGTTGCCATCGTTTTATCTGAATCAGCTCGCCCAGGAGCTCGTCCGCCGGGTGCCTGGCGTCGATCAAGTTTGCAATCGCGTGCGAGTCGATTTTCCACACGATTGAAACCACGATAATAGATAGCGCATCTATTCAGGAAACGTGTTTCCGAAACCGGGACGCATCTACAGGCGGAATCGAACCGGTAGCACCTCGGCTGTCTCAATCGGTCGGCCGAACCGCGTCGCTGGCTTGCCCGACCATGTCTTGACGGCCGCCAATGCGGCATGATCGAGCAGCTCGCTGCCGCTGGATTCTAGTACCTCGGCCCGCGACACTTTGCCTTCTCGATTGACGTAGAGCTTCAAGAGCACGGTGCCCTCGATCCCACGGGCCGCTGCATGTGTCGGGTACTTTGGCGGTGGATTGTCGTGGAACTCAACATCCGTTGGCGCTAGCCCTGCCAGGGCGTCGACCGGAACTGCGGCAACCACCGGCATGATCGCAATCGATGGATCACTCCGGGGACGGGAGACTCTGACGTTCGCCACCGTCGGCATCTCCACTACCCTCTCGACTCGTTGAGGCAATTCATCGATTGGGTTCTCGGCGGATAGCGGTTGCGTCGAATGAGAGGGAGCGTAGTTTGACGGGGCTGCGTCCGGCCTGGCGAGGTTGTCCGAAGGCCGCAGGCTCCGCTCCGCTTCGATTGTCTCCGTTGGCTCATGCGTCACTTCCGCAGACATTGTCGATGCAGTTGAGAACGGCATCGGGGCAGCGATCGACATCTCGATGGAGATTACCTGGCGTTGTCCGCTGGTAGTGAATCGACGAATCGCTTCAAGCGGTAAGTAGCCGACTGCGACCAATACCACCGCATGCACTGCGCAAGAAAAAACAGTCGGCCGATGAAATGCTTTCAGATAAATCACTTGGTCAAGTATAACTTCCCCGAGCCAGTCTTGCGAAGTCGATACATGACGTCACCATGTTTGATCCACACCTCTTTGTTTCCATGCAACAGGTCATCGGAGGCCAGGACTCGAAAATGTTGGCAACTACTTTCGATCGATGGGGGCATGACGTTTGAGTCGCAATCGTGCGACGAATTTGATTCATTCATGTCACGATAGAAATAGCAGATTCTGTACCAGGACGCCCGTCGGCAACTGGGATGCAGTCGACAACGAGATATTGGCCACGAGGGGGCGATCGCGGTGGGCTCAGGGGGGCGGTTTCTTGATCATGGCAGACGGAATTTTGATCGCAACTGACCCGCCAAAGAGGTTCATTATGCTGGTTACGGTGACCTGAACGATTCAGGTTGTACGCCATGGAGTGTTTGAGCCTAATGTGCCGATCAGTGCCACATCAGCTGACCGGAACGATTCATCATGCCCAGCTCTGTCGCCAATGCGTCGATATCGTTCGCTTGATAAGGAAGACACGTGAAAAGGATTTCACTGCTCGCATTGGTGCTTCTGCCCTCGTTCCCAATGGCTTTGATCGCTGACGAACCCCTGGTTCATGCGGCCCCTGAGGCAACCTTCGCAACCATGCTTCAGCAGCGCGAGAGGCCGACTCTGCCCGAGATCGAGGTGCGCCCGCCGGCGACATCTGACTCCGCACGACCGAGTCCAACGCCTCGATCTCCATCTTCTACTGAGACTACTGATCCGAGCACTGGACAGCTCCTCACGCCGCCGATATTCGCAGGTCCAGACGCCCTGCCGTTGGATGGACAGCCTCGTTCAGCAAACGAAGCGTCAGCGCAATCCGCCGCATCACCGCTAAGCATCAATACGGACAGCGGAGTAGCCGGGACGTCGAGCGCACCAAGTAACGACGGTCCGTTTAGTCAGTCATTCGAGTCGCTCAGCGAACAGATCTTCGGCGGCACGATGAGTAATCCAACCGGGCTCAACAGCGTCGTGCGAGGGGAAACAAGTCTGTTTGATTCGCCCCGACTGGGGACGATCATCGACCGGGAGGACCTCGATCGCCGGCAGGCGTCGACCGTCTTTCGGGCACTGCAGAATCAAGTGGGCGTGATGACGCAGCAGACCGGAAATGGTCAAGTCTCCCCGTTCATTCGCGGATTGACTGGACAACAGATTTTGATCTTAGTTGACGGCATCCGCATGAACACCAGTATCCTGAGGCCAGGGCCGAATCAATACACCTCAACGATTGATCCCGGTTCGCTCGCTCGTGTCGAGATCATTCGCGGTGCCGAGTCGGCATTGTGGGGAAGCGATGCGATCGGTGGCGTCATTAATTTCGTCACGCGGTCCGCCGACCCACTTCGCGGAAACTACGCCAGTCCACAATTTAGCGAGTTTTACAGCACGGCTGAGGCGTCCACCTACACGCGCACGGGGTTCAGCGGGTGGTACGGGACGACCGGTATCACCGGCGGTGTTTCCTACCTGGACTCAGGTAATCTCGATGTGGGAGGTGACTTGGGACGCCAACCCGCAACGGACTATAGCCAGTACGCAGGCGACGTCAAACTGCAACGCATGCTAACTGAAAATCATTTGCTAACGGTCGCGTTACAGCATTTCGAGCAGAACGATCTCAAACGCAGTGATCGATTTCTGCCCTTCGTGCTTGGTCCCGCTTCCGACGGCAGCGTACCGATACAGCGTCCCACTGTATTTGATCCACAGCAGCGTGACCTGATCTACGGCCGGCTCGAGGGGTTGCTGCCAGACGATTTGCTATTAGCCGACGTCTACTCGGTCACTTTATCGGGGATGCGGACCAAAGAAGCGTCCGTAGTGGATCGCTACGCCAGTAACGACGCCGACGCGTTGCCTACACGGCGTGAAATTGGTGAATTTGACGACCTCGGTTGGGGGACGACGATGTCATTTGTCAAAGATATGGGTGACGTTGGAAAGTTGACTTACGGAACCGATTTTTACGGCGAGTCAATCAACTCCGAACGTGTTCAAATCGATGATCCGACGTCTGCTGGTGCAACGCCATCGGTCACCGATCCACAGTATCCCGATGACTCTGCGGCCGACCGTGTCGGAGTCTTCACGTCTTGGTACGTGCCGCTAACGGAGCGTCTCGACGCCACGACCTCGGTGCGCTACGAGAATATTAATCTGTCGGCAACTCCCGACTTCGATACCATCGGTCCGCAATTCTTCAAGCGAACCTACC of the Allorhodopirellula heiligendammensis genome contains:
- a CDS encoding BON domain-containing protein, with the protein product MLNLKSNTWYKRLLTSIFSIALVVCLGTTVQANNGGGGNTGGGGTGGGGAGAGGTPITGGSDLVDLQEEFIGDVDRTGGVGQFSEPVGASVTSAAASLSTTGARATTRAGGGLGGLGGLGAAFNNALNGGLNGGTEATMPIRTRLRSAVELPPVDVDVQIAREVSLNNRLQRTSSLGPRPRGPATLGAEYGPASQPLYGVNVQMQGRTAILQGTVSSEAHRRRSELLIRLEPGVSQIDNRISVAP
- a CDS encoding DEAD/DEAH box helicase, coding for MDWIAEDQIGSLGLLLGEAVERLVDSHDQEFDKHAAMMNVKTPTLTQGDDGVRFEFQVKGNRQRMQSVAVIVQPLADPEDPSAEAMQLRGDCECGCLAYERSLRCAHTLACAWWMQEQITRRRGNGQLFEFLAGLKADAVAAGKQFVDELLRRAASARPERSDEEPTQLQWRLRVNVASQATPLTITPFEQRSRKGGKGWTKGREVRSFDLLEQNLLTEPLDSQIASLTSIPTHGFREDQYGMFQALRLLAGHENVAWDDSEASPVDVFSSQLSLTLHPVEVDQPAKKSKRDSQNSTDNHQKPRQKKRSTKSARSRSFAELTEFPDRDGAPQLARAAESDTAATMTVELERDFDAAVPDTLAAPPGESTAVQFQPRLTVEGIDIDVHACEVLFGHTSPVEPVVVLADREHNRLVVCTLIDSAASGLVQFLLREDYRDTMLDEKSAAKLALSAGTIDSLIHVSLPPQLAGPIRPIPSELILQMRPRPGAGLKIALRTYDARFRDSLIPGQQPDIVPCLSETGPIRLQRNLADELIAGQEIVERFALNKLSSDGDHEWVAVSDHSALDLLGRLHDAGENAPRIVWPEGETFRVRGEITPKSLRVQIDDSPDWFGVTGSVTIDGVEVPLNDLLLAVREDRQLVRVGDRKFAKISEAFRRRLTQLADTLVAEKGHLKLPTAAVPLAQEVLGDDVSLEATAAWHSAVERLESLGSWNPERPTGLDATLRDYQLDGYRWLARLSRWGVGGVLADDMGLGKTVQTLGILIDRSADGPALVIAPTSVGENWVREAGRFAPSLNAVLYRDCDRDEIIKTAGPGHVLIVSYQLMQRDAKRFATRSWTTLVLDEAQFIKNSQTKTSQAIRMLQADWRLGLSGTPLENHLGELWSLFRTLSPGLLGSWQRFRSRFAEPIERHNDAERREALARLVRPFILRRTKDKVLTELPPRTEITLRAELSDAERKLYEDARLAALAELTHATNDGEKSHDGRRRIQTLAWLTRLRQLACHPALVDPSWKGASAKLDLLMSLVDELRDGDHRALVFSQFVKHLGVVRDVLDRRGITYQYLDGSTPSHERQRRVDAFQAGEGDLFLISLKAGGTGLNLTAADYVLHLDPWWNPAVEDQATDRAHRIGQERPVTVYRLVAERTIEEQILQLHADKRELVAGVLDGTDAAARLQTQDLIELIRNEMG
- a CDS encoding BON domain-containing protein, with the protein product MNQTIDLRADTSVPTGTFADSNPPQVSAVEHSVRAALRRCGRRPIMELRCDFSVSAGDHVTVTLSGRLPSFYLNQLAQELVRRVPGVDQVCNRVRVDFPHD
- a CDS encoding energy transducer TonB — translated: MIYLKAFHRPTVFSCAVHAVVLVAVGYLPLEAIRRFTTSGQRQVISIEMSIAAPMPFSTASTMSAEVTHEPTETIEAERSLRPSDNLARPDAAPSNYAPSHSTQPLSAENPIDELPQRVERVVEMPTVANVRVSRPRSDPSIAIMPVVAAVPVDALAGLAPTDVEFHDNPPPKYPTHAAARGIEGTVLLKLYVNREGKVSRAEVLESSGSELLDHAALAAVKTWSGKPATRFGRPIETAEVLPVRFRL
- a CDS encoding hemin uptake protein HemP, with the protein product MPPSIESSCQHFRVLASDDLLHGNKEVWIKHGDVMYRLRKTGSGKLYLTK
- a CDS encoding TonB-dependent receptor plug domain-containing protein: MSNPTGLNSVVRGETSLFDSPRLGTIIDREDLDRRQASTVFRALQNQVGVMTQQTGNGQVSPFIRGLTGQQILILVDGIRMNTSILRPGPNQYTSTIDPGSLARVEIIRGAESALWGSDAIGGVINFVTRSADPLRGNYASPQFSEFYSTAEASTYTRTGFSGWYGTTGITGGVSYLDSGNLDVGGDLGRQPATDYSQYAGDVKLQRMLTENHLLTVALQHFEQNDLKRSDRFLPFVLGPASDGSVPIQRPTVFDPQQRDLIYGRLEGLLPDDLLLADVYSVTLSGMRTKEASVVDRYASNDADALPTRREIGEFDDLGWGTTMSFVKDMGDVGKLTYGTDFYGESINSERVQIDDPTSAGATPSVTDPQYPDDSAADRVGVFTSWYVPLTERLDATTSVRYENINLSATPDFDTIGPQFFKRTYQDWIASVGLSYKLTEEVRLVGGYYEGFRAPTIDDLTANKTFLQNDQSTPLVGNLDVQPEHSRTYEVGLKFNYDRLRLQVTEFWTDFDSFIDRDIIDGQRFLTNQEAFINGTELTGEYLLQRNVALYGNFFYTYGNNTTRKDPLSRIPPTQGTLGLRIDEPSHGAYIDVFTWLVDRADRYAESNLSDVRFIAGGTPGYGTLNVRTGRFFGQSNQHSLSLSLENITNKYYRVLGSGVDGPGFNAVFGYQYQM